The proteins below come from a single Carassius carassius chromosome 11, fCarCar2.1, whole genome shotgun sequence genomic window:
- the LOC132152508 gene encoding actin-fragmin kinase-like isoform X1 has protein sequence MNQGRGACLWTSVPQHYPAPCDRYKHASCVYRGHVYVLGGREKCSLRDFWKYNVVCDKWAGLPCDSEEAPEELEEHTMVAYQGFMYVFGGIQDSSYTSSKTPLWVFDTVKECWINWKTGSEPIQGVTPANRKGHSAVIFGSSMYVYGGYIDIRGSTKEFWKFDFDSRGWSLLSSVQGGPGPRHGHSAMTHQDSMYLYGGLQGLREQKDLWSWSSASQTWSCIKFQ, from the exons ATGAACCAGGGGAGAGGTGCTTGTTTGTGGACCTCAGTGCCTCAGCACTACCCCGCACCATGTGATCGTTACAAGCATGCGTCTTGTGTCTACAGAGGCCATGTTTACGTATTAGGTGGCAGAGAAAAATGCTCACTGAGAGATTTCTGGAAATATAATGTGG tcTGTGACAAGTGGGCCGGGCTTCCCTGTGATAGCGAAGAAGCACCTGAAGAACTGGAGGAGCACACAATGGTAGCATATCAG GGGTTTATGTATGTCTTCGGAGGAATTCAAGACTCATCATATACTAGCTCAAAAACACCTCTTTGGGTATTTGATACAG TTAAAGAGTGCTGGATTAACTGGAAAACAGGGAGTGAACCTATACag GGAGTGACACCAGCAAACAGAAAAGGGCACAGTGCTGTTATCTTTGGGTCATCTATGTATGTCTACGGTGGATACATTGATATAAGAGGATCAACGAAGGAATTCTGGAAATTTGATTTTG ATTCTAGGGGGTGGTCGCTACTAAGCAGTGTACAAGGTGGGCCTGGTCCCAGACATGGTCACTCAGCTATGACACACCAGGATTCTATGTACCTTTATGGTGGCCTGCAGGGCCTGAGGGAACAGAAGGACCTGTGGAGCTGGAGTTCTGCCAGTCAAACCTGGAGCTGCATCAAATTCCAGTGA
- the LOC132152508 gene encoding ras guanine nucleotide exchange factor F-like isoform X2 has protein sequence MWVREIYIFVVCDKWAGLPCDSEEAPEELEEHTMVAYQGFMYVFGGIQDSSYTSSKTPLWVFDTVKECWINWKTGSEPIQGVTPANRKGHSAVIFGSSMYVYGGYIDIRGSTKEFWKFDFDSRGWSLLSSVQGGPGPRHGHSAMTHQDSMYLYGGLQGLREQKDLWSWSSASQTWSCIKFQ, from the exons ATGTGGGTAA gggaaatatatatatttgtagtcTGTGACAAGTGGGCCGGGCTTCCCTGTGATAGCGAAGAAGCACCTGAAGAACTGGAGGAGCACACAATGGTAGCATATCAG GGGTTTATGTATGTCTTCGGAGGAATTCAAGACTCATCATATACTAGCTCAAAAACACCTCTTTGGGTATTTGATACAG TTAAAGAGTGCTGGATTAACTGGAAAACAGGGAGTGAACCTATACag GGAGTGACACCAGCAAACAGAAAAGGGCACAGTGCTGTTATCTTTGGGTCATCTATGTATGTCTACGGTGGATACATTGATATAAGAGGATCAACGAAGGAATTCTGGAAATTTGATTTTG ATTCTAGGGGGTGGTCGCTACTAAGCAGTGTACAAGGTGGGCCTGGTCCCAGACATGGTCACTCAGCTATGACACACCAGGATTCTATGTACCTTTATGGTGGCCTGCAGGGCCTGAGGGAACAGAAGGACCTGTGGAGCTGGAGTTCTGCCAGTCAAACCTGGAGCTGCATCAAATTCCAGTGA
- the LOC132152508 gene encoding actin-fragmin kinase-like isoform X3 — MVAYQGFMYVFGGIQDSSYTSSKTPLWVFDTVKECWINWKTGSEPIQGVTPANRKGHSAVIFGSSMYVYGGYIDIRGSTKEFWKFDFDSRGWSLLSSVQGGPGPRHGHSAMTHQDSMYLYGGLQGLREQKDLWSWSSASQTWSCIKFQ; from the exons ATGGTAGCATATCAG GGGTTTATGTATGTCTTCGGAGGAATTCAAGACTCATCATATACTAGCTCAAAAACACCTCTTTGGGTATTTGATACAG TTAAAGAGTGCTGGATTAACTGGAAAACAGGGAGTGAACCTATACag GGAGTGACACCAGCAAACAGAAAAGGGCACAGTGCTGTTATCTTTGGGTCATCTATGTATGTCTACGGTGGATACATTGATATAAGAGGATCAACGAAGGAATTCTGGAAATTTGATTTTG ATTCTAGGGGGTGGTCGCTACTAAGCAGTGTACAAGGTGGGCCTGGTCCCAGACATGGTCACTCAGCTATGACACACCAGGATTCTATGTACCTTTATGGTGGCCTGCAGGGCCTGAGGGAACAGAAGGACCTGTGGAGCTGGAGTTCTGCCAGTCAAACCTGGAGCTGCATCAAATTCCAGTGA